The Nakamurella antarctica genomic interval AAATGCCCTCCGACCCCCAAGCTCTCGCCGAGGTCACGGGCCAGCGCGCGGACGTAGGTTCCGGTGGAGCAATCCACTCGGACATCGATATCGAGCGCCACCGGCTGTCCATCTGTCTCGATGCGCCTGGGCTCCCCAGCATCACAAATTCCGAGACAGTGACAGGCCGCTCGGCCAGCGTCACCTCCGCGCCTGATCGCACCAATTCGTAGGCCCGTCTCCCGTCCACCTTGATGGCCGACACGGAGCTGGGTCGTTGTGCGATGTCGCCAGTGAGCGGACCGATCGCAGCCTCGATATCGGCCACCGTAATCGCCGACGCGTCAACGTGAGCGAGGATCTTCCCCTGTGCATCCTCGGTGCTGGTCTGCTGGCCCAACCGGATTGTCGCGACGTACGACTTGTCTTTCAGCGCCAGATGCCCCAGTAGTTTGGTGGCCCGTTCCACCCCAAGAATTAGCAGCCCGGACGCCATCGGGTCGAGCGTGCCGGCGTGCCCAATCTTCTTGGTGCCCAACACATATCGAGCCCGAGCCACCACATCGTGGGACGTCGGCCCGATGGGCTTGTCCACCAGGAGCAAGCCGGGCACTGGGGTGTTTTGGTTGGCAGACACGAGGTATTACTGTGCCACGTCCGGGGCCGAGCTATCGCCCGAGGCCTCGGCAACTGCGGTTGCTTCCTGCACCAAATCGAAACGGTGACGACGCATGGCGAACGGCATGGGCTTGCCTGCTGCCTGCGCCGCGAACACTGCTGCGCGCACACGAATCCACCACACGGTGAGCCGGAAAAGACCCCACGCGGTCAGCAGCGCGACGGCGCTGAACGCCCAACGAAACGCGGTGGCGGAGGGCTGGGCTGCACCGGGCTCGACAATGTCCAGGATAAGACCGACAGCCAGAACCTCGATCACAATCGCAATAAACCCGCCCGTGTTGACCAGCCCTGTTGCCGTAGAGATTCGGTGCCGCGGGTTGTAGTCCCTGGCCAACATGAACGCCACCATGGAGGCAGGTCCACCGCAGGCCAAAGCAAGGATCACGACGACCAGCACGGGAACTGGCGGGTGGCCACCGGGCCACAAGATGAGGGTGAGCCAGCTGACGAGGCAGGTAATCGTCACGCCAAAGGCGAGCGGAGTCCGGATGGACGGCCGGCGACCGATCAGTGTTCCCACCGTCAACGATCCGATCAACTGCCCGACAACAAGGACCAACACCAACGATGACGAAGTGCTCGATGACAGACCCAAACCCTGGCTCAGGTAGGGAAACCCCCACAGAACACCGAACGTGGTAGGTCCGCTCATCGTTGAAAAGTGGACCCAGAATCCCAGGCGTCCACCGGGTTCTCGCCAGGCACGCCTCACCTCGAGCAGCACCCTGCGGCGCTGTTCCGGCACCCCCACTGAGCCACGCCCTGCTGCCTGGGCCGTCACTACGGCGTTCGCGCCCTGATACGGCGCCGCGGCTGCAGGCTTGAGCAACAGCGCTGCGTAGGCCACCGACAGCCCGCCCGCCACGAGGAACGTCGGGGTCCAGCCGTAATCGCGCAATAACGCCGTCATGGGCAGGGTCGCTATCACGTTGCCGGTGACGCCAAAAAGGCCCGTCAACGCGGTGAGCATGGAGTACCTCTTCGCCGGAAACCAGCCGGCAGCCAGGCGCAGCACGCTCAGGTAGGCCAACGCGTCGCCGCAACCTAAGACCCCCCGCGCCAACAGGGCCAGTGGATAGTTAGGAACGAGCGCAAAACAGATCTGCGCTATTCCCAACGTCAAAGTAGAGGCAAGAAGCACTCGTCGGGGACCAAATCTGTCCACCAGGACTCCCGCCGGAACCTGCATCAACGCATACAGCGCGAGTTGGAGCGTGACGAAAGTAGCAAGTTGGGCGGGCGATATTGCAAAGCGCTGCTGCGCTTGGGGACCGGCAACGCCCAGTGACGTGCGGTGGAAAACCGCTAGGAGGTACACCCCTGCTCCTACGGCCCAGACAAGAAACGACCGAGATCCCATCGCGGGAGTGGTCGCGGTGCGTGTCACAGTCAGCGAGCCGGCTCTACCGATTGCAAAACGCTCATCAACTCAGCGAGCAAGCTCTCAACGTTCCCCGAGAAGCTGTATCCCGCTGACCGCGGATGGCCGCCGCCGCCCAGCTCTGTTGCGGCGCGACCCACATCGAAAGTGGTTTTTGCCCGCAACGACACCTGCCACATCAGTGGCGCAGTTTCTTTGAAGACCGCAGCAATCTCCGCTTCACCGGTGGTCCGAACGATGTCGATGATGGAATCAAGGTCTTCCATTCGCAAACCGTCTGAGTCGGCTTCGGAAACTTTGACCCAGACCATTCCCGCGCCGTGCGCCACCTCCGGCAGCAATGTCGCACTCTTCAACGCGCACGAGAGCATCGCCAACCACCGGAATGGGTGCGTGTCCATGATGGGCCGCATCAAGGACTGCGGTTCGGTGCCCGCGGCAATGAGCCGGGCGGCCAGCAGGTGGCTTGGCGCTGTGGCGAACCTAAAGTTCGCAGTGTCGGTAGCTAAGCCCGCGTAGAGGTTTGCCGCGATGTCTGCGGTGATTTCCGCTTGCATCTCATCGAGTACCTCGACTACCAACATAACGTTGGCGGCCGCGCTTGGGTCGATGAGTTGAATCTGCCCGAATCCGGGATTCGAGGCGTGATGATCAATACAAATGCTTACCGGGGCGGCATCAAAAAGATCAATCAGGTGACCTAATCGTTGCCGGGCACCCACGTCAACGCTCACCACGAGCTGTGCATCCACCGGCAGATCCGACGGGGTCACGATCAACTCTTGGCCGGGCAATGTGCGCAGCGACAGGGGGATTTCCGCAGGGCGGTCAAAAGATACCCAGACTTTCGTGCCTCTAGACCGCAGATGCAGGCCCAGCGCCAGCGCACTGCCTAACGCGTCCGCATCGGGGTTGCTGTGTGCCAGCAATACGACCGATTCGGCGGTCCGGAGGGCGGCTGCCACTGCACTGACCGCACTGTGAACTACCGGACTTCCCTCGGCTTCAGGCGTCAGCGCAGCGGTGGTCATTGTGGTCTCCATAGGCCGAACTCAGCGGACTCGGGCCGCGATGTCGTCATAGGCGCCTGATGGTCCTCTGTGGTCTGTTCCGTCATCAGAATCGACCATGCTGCGCTGTTCGGCATCGCTTTCTTTCGCACCCTCGGTGTAGTCATCAGGCAACACGCCATCGTCGCCCTCGTCATCAGGGTCGCCGGAGACTCTGGGTACCTTATACGGGTCTGCGTCGCCGGCGTAGGCCGCCGAAGCAGCTTGAGCAGCGACAGCAGCGTCCGCAGCACGGGCCGCGCTGAGCAGATCATCCATCTGGCGCGCCGTATCCGGCACGCGGTCAAGAATGAATGCAAGGGTGGGGGTGAATTTGATTCCAGTCTGCTTGCCGACCGCACTCCGAAGAACG includes:
- the truB gene encoding tRNA pseudouridine(55) synthase TruB, yielding MSANQNTPVPGLLLVDKPIGPTSHDVVARARYVLGTKKIGHAGTLDPMASGLLILGVERATKLLGHLALKDKSYVATIRLGQQTSTEDAQGKILAHVDASAITVADIEAAIGPLTGDIAQRPSSVSAIKVDGRRAYELVRSGAEVTLAERPVTVSEFVMLGSPGASRQMDSRWRSISMSEWIAPPEPTSARWPVTSARAWGSEGI
- a CDS encoding MFS transporter, producing MTRTATTPAMGSRSFLVWAVGAGVYLLAVFHRTSLGVAGPQAQQRFAISPAQLATFVTLQLALYALMQVPAGVLVDRFGPRRVLLASTLTLGIAQICFALVPNYPLALLARGVLGCGDALAYLSVLRLAAGWFPAKRYSMLTALTGLFGVTGNVIATLPMTALLRDYGWTPTFLVAGGLSVAYAALLLKPAAAAPYQGANAVVTAQAAGRGSVGVPEQRRRVLLEVRRAWREPGGRLGFWVHFSTMSGPTTFGVLWGFPYLSQGLGLSSSTSSSLVLVLVVGQLIGSLTVGTLIGRRPSIRTPLAFGVTITCLVSWLTLILWPGGHPPVPVLVVVILALACGGPASMVAFMLARDYNPRHRISTATGLVNTGGFIAIVIEVLAVGLILDIVEPGAAQPSATAFRWAFSAVALLTAWGLFRLTVWWIRVRAAVFAAQAAGKPMPFAMRRHRFDLVQEATAVAEASGDSSAPDVAQ
- a CDS encoding DHH family phosphoesterase → MTTAALTPEAEGSPVVHSAVSAVAAALRTAESVVLLAHSNPDADALGSALALGLHLRSRGTKVWVSFDRPAEIPLSLRTLPGQELIVTPSDLPVDAQLVVSVDVGARQRLGHLIDLFDAAPVSICIDHHASNPGFGQIQLIDPSAAANVMLVVEVLDEMQAEITADIAANLYAGLATDTANFRFATAPSHLLAARLIAAGTEPQSLMRPIMDTHPFRWLAMLSCALKSATLLPEVAHGAGMVWVKVSEADSDGLRMEDLDSIIDIVRTTGEAEIAAVFKETAPLMWQVSLRAKTTFDVGRAATELGGGGHPRSAGYSFSGNVESLLAELMSVLQSVEPAR
- the rbfA gene encoding 30S ribosome-binding factor RbfA, with the translated sequence MADAARARRLAKRIAAIVATELGHGVKDPRLAMITVTAATVTPDLREAVVYYTVYGNELDVESTAAALHSATGVLRSAVGKQTGIKFTPTLAFILDRVPDTARQMDDLLSAARAADAAVAAQAASAAYAGDADPYKVPRVSGDPDDEGDDGVLPDDYTEGAKESDAEQRSMVDSDDGTDHRGPSGAYDDIAARVR